Proteins encoded together in one Leucoraja erinacea ecotype New England chromosome 30, Leri_hhj_1, whole genome shotgun sequence window:
- the LOC129711762 gene encoding uncharacterized protein LOC129711762, protein MDNSAVIIDNGSGICKAGIAGDNAPRSVITSIVGRPKAKATMLGAGHKEYYIGEEAQAKRGILSLKYPIKHGIVTSWDDMEKIWRHVYDCELRLKSHERPVLLTEAPLNPLVNRETMTEMMFESFKVPAMYVAVQAVLALYASGRTTGLVVDSGDGVTHTVPIYEGYCLPHAVYRFDLAGRDITQYFVRILMEVGHSFISTAEREIVKDMKEKLCYVAIDPQMEMRKRREDIQKEYKLPDGNVIQIQSQLFRAPEILFSPACVGFECPGVHRLVFKSILKCDIDLRKCLHSNVLLSGGSTLFPGLDERMLKELQSLAPAGVPVKVIAPPERKYSVWIGASILTCLTSFQEMWITAGEYLEMGACVVHRKCF, encoded by the coding sequence ATGGATAACTCCGCTGTGATCATAGACAACGGCTCGGGTATCTGCAAGGCGGGGATAGCCGGGGACAATGCCCCAAGGTCAGTCATTACATCCATCGTAGGACGTCCCAAAGCCAAGGCGACCATGCTTGGCGCTGGCCACAAGGAGTACTATATAGGAGAAGAAGCCCAAGCTAAGAGAGGAATATTGAGTTTAAAATACCCAATAAAACATGGCATAGTGACTTCCTGGGACGATATGGAAAAGATCTGGCGACATGTATATGATTGCGAACTCCGTTTAAAATCACACGAGCGCCCAGTGCTGTTGACCGAAGCCCCTCTGAACCCCTTGGTCAACCGAGAAACCATGACCGAGATGATGTTTGAGAGTTTCAAGGTGCCTGCAATGTATGTAGCTGTCCAGGCGGTTCTAGCTCTGTACGCTTCAGGGCGAACAACTGGCCTGGTGGTGGATAGTGGTGATGGCGTGACTCACACAGTGCCCATTTACGAAGGCTACTGCCTCCCTCACGCTGTCTACAGATTCGATTTAGCTGGCAGAGATATTACCCAGTATTTCGTTCGGATTTTGATGGAAGTTGGACACTCCTTCATCTCTACGGCCGAGAGGGAGATCGTGAAGGACATGAAGGAGAAGTTGTGCTACGTGGCCATTGACCCACAAATGGAAATGAGGAAACGACGTGAAGATATCCAGAAGGAATACAAGCTTCCTGATGGAAATGTGATCCAGATCCAAAGCCAGCTTTTCAGAGCCCCGGAGATACTCTTTTCTCCAGCTTGCGTGGGTTTCGAATGTCCGGGTGTGCACAGACTGGTCTTCAAGAGCATCTTAAAATGTGACATCGACTTGCGGAAGTGTCTCCATTCAAACGTCCTCCTGTCGGGGGGGTCCACGCTCTTTCCAGGTCTGGATGAAAGGATGTTAAAGGAGTTGCAGTCGTTGGCTCCTGCTGGAGTGCCGGTGAAAGTCATCGCCCCTCCGGAGAGAAAATATTCTGTCTGGATTGGAGCGTCCATCCTGACATGCTTGACTTCCTTTCAGGAAATGTGGATTACAGCTGGCGAGTACCTGGAGATGGGAGCGTGTGTTGTTCACAGGAAGTGTTTCTAA